In Arachis hypogaea cultivar Tifrunner chromosome 17, arahy.Tifrunner.gnm2.J5K5, whole genome shotgun sequence, a single window of DNA contains:
- the LOC112766427 gene encoding DExH-box ATP-dependent RNA helicase DExH6, protein MTKRKEKNKGNPLQRQNPKVEEVTRIRISQILEQFRASKDEVYKFEAGLSNEERALVHQLAQKMGFKSKSSGYGKERRVAVHKIKKKVETNNGFGNLPYFAFSQEASQVLGNLFAHYPPGDGSLWEMIGENSDSPEKFKPKKDDIFARPSMSKADIAKKMEALNSRIMTTSNLKQITEDRSKLPIASFKDTIVSTIESHQVVLISGETGCGKTTQVPQFILDHMWSKGEVCKIVCTQPRRISATSVSDRIASERGEAIGESVGYKIRLEGKGGRNSSIVLCTTGVLLRVLVSKGSCSSKTGPIKDDISGITHIIMDEIHERDRYSDFMLAIIRDMLPSYPRLRLVLMSATIDAARFSQYFGGCPIINVPGFTYPVKTFYLEDVLSIIKSKDGGNHLEDNTASETPINNCELSEEEKLSIDEAINLAWFNDEWDMLSELVSSEGSLKLFNYQHSLTGLTPLMVFAGKGRVGDMCMLLSLGADCHLRSHDGNIALEIAERENQQEAAEILKKHMDNNFSNSIEEKQLLDKYLATVNPELIDEVLIEQLIRKICGDSEDGGILVFLPGWDDINRTRERLLASSFFKNQSKFMVIALHSMVPSMEQRKVFKRPPHGCRKIVLSTNIAETAITIDDIVYVIDTGRMKEKSYDPYNNVSTLQSSWVSKASAKQREGRAGRCQPGICYHLYSKIRAASLPDFQIPEIRRISIEELCLQVKLLDPTCKIEEYLRKTLDPPVLESIRHAILVLQDIGALTTDEKLTELGEKLGSLPVHPLTSRMLFFAILMDCLNPALTVACASDYRDPFTLPMLPEEKKRASAAKAELASLYGGSGDQFAVVAAFECWSNAKNMGLESRFCSQYFVSSSAMHMLSGMRKQLQKELVRSGFIPEDATSYSMNAHDPGVLHAVLVAGLYPMVGRFSPNKKGKRAIIETAGGDKVRLHTHSTNFKLSLKKNAEHTLIVYDEITRGDMGMSIRNCTVVGPLPLLLLSTEIAVAPAQDNDSGDGSDDDNDDDDDEESEDEDEDEVKPEDAMEVDNKSSGDTEDKIMSSPENMVKVIMDRWLYFGSTAMDVAQLYCLRERLSAAILYKVTHPRNSLPPMLGASMHAIACILSCDGCSGLPVTSDGVDTLATMVNTTYLGKPAPGTRRLGKKQKGQSTEHINSEGSQISGPSRGSIPAS, encoded by the exons ATGAcgaagagaaaggagaagaacaAAGGAAATCCACTTCAGCGTCAGAATCCCAAGGTTGAGGAAGTTACCAGGATCCGCATTTCACAGATTCTCGAACAGTTTCGAGCTTCCAAAGATGAAG TGTACAAATTTGAAGCTGGTTTGTCGAATGAAGAGCGTGCTTTGGTGCATCAATTAGCCCAGAAAATGGGGTTTAAGTCTAAAAGTTCTGG GTATGGGAAAGAAAGGAGGGTGGctgttcataaaataaaaaagaaagttgAAACCAATAATGGGTTTGGGAATCTTCCTTATTTTGCATTTTCTCAGGAGGCAAGCCAGGTACTAGGTAATTTATTTGCCCATTATCCGCCTGGTGATGGAAGCCTGTGGGAGATGATTGGAGAGAATAGTGACTCTCCTGAGAAATTCAAACCGAAGAAAGATGACATTTTTGCTAGACCTTCTATGTCGAAAGCTGATATTGCTAAGAAAATGGAAGCCCTTAACTCTAGAATCATGACAACCTCAAACCTGAAACAG ATCACTGAAGATAGATCTAAGCTGCCGATTGCATCCTTCAAGGATACCATTGTGTCAACTATTGAATCTCACCAG GTAGTTCTGATATCTGGTGAGACAGGTTGTGGAAAGACTACTCAG gttcctcaatttatTTTGGATCATATGTGGAGTAAGGGTGAGGTATGCAAAATAGTTTGCACCCAGCCTCGACGTATCTCTGCAACTTCAG TGTCTGACAGAATAGCCAGTGAGAGAGGAGAGGCTATTGGGGAAAGTGTAGGATATAag ATACGACTGGAAGGCAAAGGTGgaagaaactcatcaattgtGCTATGTACTACTGGAGTTCTCTTAAGGGTGTTGGTATCTAAAGGTTCTTGTTCATCAAAGACGGGGCCCATAAAGGATGACATTTCTGGCATTACTCACATAATTATG GATGAAATTCACGAAAGGGACCGATACTCAGACTTCATGTTGGCAATCATCAG AGACATGCTCCCTTCATATCCTCGTTTACGTCTg GTACTTATGAGTGCTACAATTGATGCTGCGAGATTTTCTCAGTATTTTGGTGGATGCCCAATCATCAATGTTCCAGGATTCACTTATCCG GTCAAAACTTTCTATCTGGAGGATGTACTTTCTATTATAAAATCCAAAGATGGTGGTAATCATCTTGAAGATAATACCGCATCTGAAACTCCAATAAACAACTGTGAGCTAAGTGAAGAAGAGAAGCTTTCTATTGATGAAGCTATTAATTTGGCTTGGTTTAATGATGAGTGGGACATGCTGTCAGAGTTGGTTTCTTCCGAAGGAAGCCTGAAACTGTTCAATTACCAGCATTCGTTAACTGGCCTTACTCCATTAATGGTGTTTGCTGGAAAAGGTAGGGTCGGTGATATGTGCATGCTCTTATCATTAGGGGCAGATTGCCATTTGAGGTCCCATGATGGAAACATTGCTCTAGAGATTGCCGAAAGGGAAAACCAGCAAGAAGCAGCCGAAATACTCAAAAAGCATATGGATAATAATTTTTCGAACTCCATTGAAGAGAAGCAGTTACTTGATAAATATCTTGCTACGGTCAACCCCGAACTTATTGATGAAGTTCTAATAGAGCAGCTGATAAGAAAAATATGtggagattcagaagatggaggtATCCTTGTCTTTCTCCCAGGATGGGATGATATAAACAGAACACGTGAACGATTGCTTGCGTCCTCTtttttcaagaatcaatctaagtTTATGGTCATAGCTCTGCATTCGATGGTTCCAAGCATGGAGCAGAGGAAGGTATTTAAGCGCCCCCCTCATGGTTGCCGCAAAATAGTTCTTTCAACCAATATTGCTGAAACAGCCATCACCATTGATGATATAGTGTATGTCATAGATACAGGACGAATGAAAGAAAAAAGTTATGATCCTTATAATAATGTCTCAACTCTTCAATCATCTTGGGTTTCAAAAGCAAGTGCTAAGCAGCGAGAGGGGCGTGCTGGCCGCTGTCAACCTGGTATTTGCTATCATCTGTATTCAAAGATTCGAGCAGCTTCTTTGCCAGATTTTCAGATTCCAGAAATTAGGAGAATATCTATCGAGGAGCTTTGTCTGCAG GTGAAGTTGCTTGACCCAACTTGCAAAATAGAAGAGTATCTTCGCAAGACATTAGATCCTCCGGTTTTGGAGTCCATACGTCATGCAATTTTAGTTCTACAAGATATTGGGGCATTGACTACCGATGAAAAACTCACAGAGCTCGGGGAGAAACTTGGTTCTCTTCCTGTTCACCCATTAACTAGCCGGATGCTTTTTTTTGCTATATTGATGGACTGTCTCAATCCGGCTTTAACGGTAGCATGTGCATCTGATTATAGAGATCCATTTACACTTCCAATGTTGcctgaagaaaagaagagagctTCCGCTGCCAAAGCTGAGCTTGCTTCTCTATATGGGGGCTCTGGTGATCAATTTGCTGTTGTAGCTGCATTTGAATGCTGGAGTAATGCAAAGAATATGGGTCTAGAATCCCGCTTTTGTTCTCAGTATTTTGTTTCTTCGTCTGCTATGCATATGTTATCTGGCATGCGGAAGCAACTTCAGAAAGAACTCGTTCGGAGTGGCTTTATTCCTGAAGATGCTACGAGTTACAGCATGAATGCGCATGACCCTGGTGTACTCCATGCAGTTCTAGTCGCAGGTTTGTATCCAATGGTTGGGAGATTTTCGCCAAACAAAAAAGGGAAAAGGGCCATAATTGAAACTGCTGGTGGGGATAAAGTTCGCTTGCACACTCATTCCACAAATTTTAAGTTGTCGTTAAAGAAAAACGCAGAGCACAcgttaattgtgtatgatgagaTTACTCGCGGCGACATGGGAATGAGCATACGGAACTGTACAGTTGTTGGACCACTTCCACTCTTGTTGCTTTCAACAGAGATTGCTGTTGCCCCAGCACAGGATAATGATAGCGGTGATGGAAGTGATGATGacaacgatgatgatgatgatgaagagagcgaagatgaagatgaagatgaagtcAAACCCGAAGACGCAATGGAAGTTGATAACAAATCCAGTGGTGACACAGAAGATAAGATTATGTCTTCTCCTGAAAATATGGTTAAAGTAATCATGGACCGGTGGCTTTATTTTGGTTCAACAGCAATGGATGTTGCTCAGCTTTACTGTTTGAGAGAGCGATTATCAGCAGCAATTCTATACAAA GTGACACATCCAAGGAATTCTCTTCCTCCAATGCTAGGGGCATCTATGCATGCTATAGCTTGTATCCTGTCATGCGACGGGTGCTCAGGTTTGCCGGTGACATCGGATGGCGTGGACACACTGGCTACTATGGTCAATACAACATATTTGGGCAAGCCAGCTCCGGGGACAAGGCGATTGGGGAAGAAGCAAAAAGGGCAGTCTACAGAACATATAAATTCCGAGGGGAGTCAAATCTCTGGGCCTTCTAGAGGCAGCATACCTGCATCTTAG
- the LOC112764252 gene encoding oxygen-evolving enhancer protein 2, chloroplastic, producing MASTQCFLHQHALTTPTRASSQRQLVCTKPNQVVCKAQKQSHDDASVSVSRRLALTVLIGAAAVASKVSPADAAYGEAANVFGKPKTNTDFLAYTGDGFKLSIPSKWNPSKEVEYPGQILRYEDNFDSTSNLVVTVTPTDKKSITDYGSPEEFLSQVDYLLGKQAFFGETQAEGGFDANVVATANILESATPVIDGKQYYVLSVLTRTADGDEGGKHQLIRATVKDGKLYICKAQAGDKRWFKGARKFVEDSASSFSVA from the exons ATGGCTTCAACACAATGTTTCTTGCACCAACATGCACTTACTACTCCAACAAGAGCCTCATCACAACGCCAATTAGTGTGCACAAAGCCAAACCAAGTTGTATGCAAAGCTCAGAAGCAGTCACATGATGATGCTTCTGTCTCAGTGTCTCGTAGGTTGGCTCTAACTGTTCTCATTGGTGCTGCTGCTGTTGCATCTAAGGTCTCTCCTGCTGATGCTGCCTATGGAGAAGCTG CCAATGTGTTTGGAAAGCCGAAGACAAACACTGACTTCCTAGCATACACTGGGGATGGATTCAAATTATCAATTCCTTCAAAGTGGAATCCGAGCAAAGAGGTCGAGTACCCCGGTCAGATTCTTAGATATGAGGACAACTTTGATTCAACCAGCAATTTGGTTGTCACAGTTACTCCTACTGATAAGAAATCCATCACTGATTATGGTTCCCCTGAGGAGTTCCTTTCTCAG GTTGATTACTTGCTTGGGAAGCAAGCTTTCTTTGGGGAAACTCAGGCTGAG GGTGGTTTCGACGCGAATGTTGTAGCCACGGCTAACATCTTAGAGAGTGCAACACCAGTGATTGATGGTAAACAATACTATGTTCTATCTGTCTTGACAAGGACTGCCGATGGAGACGAAGGCGGCAAGCACCAGCTGATCAGGGCAACTGTTAAAGACGGAAAATTATACATCTGCAAGGCTCAAGCCGGAGACAAGAGGTGGTTCAAGGGAGCTAGAAAATTCGTTGAGGACTCGGCGAGTTCCTTCAGTGTTGCTTAA
- the LOC112765165 gene encoding uncharacterized protein yields the protein MALRNFVNEIRGLKVKELPNYIKPKLSLDYIKNSFNRGLDNYYTKYIETSSPDPLYHVCFGGMVLSYLVNLPEERRHYEHLEHERLAKAHGSAAAHH from the coding sequence ATGGCGCTGAGGAACTTCGTCAACGAGATCAGGGGTTTGAAGGTGAAGGAGCTTCCCAACTACATCAAGCCCAAGTTATCTCTCGATTACATCAAGAACTCCTTTAACCGCGGCTTGGATAACTACTACACCAAGTACATCGAAACCAGTTCTCCTGATCCACTCTACCATGTTTGCTTCGGCGGCATGGTTTTGTCCTACCTCGTTAATCTTCCCGAGGAGCGCCGCCACTACGAGCACCTCGAGCACGAGCGCCTCGCTAAGGCACACGGTTCCGCCGCCGCCCACCATTGA
- the LOC112766428 gene encoding membrin-11 translates to MEGGGATLSDVYQSAKKLLLKTRDGVERLERLDYSASSDLSLSLSNDISQIQSLCVQMDRFWRSIAAKSQRDLWKRKVEQIAEEADSLKQSLDKYNIKNQKRITEAKERAELLGRANGDSSHVLRIFDEEAQAMQSVRNSRLELQNSTALGETILSSIHGQRERLKSAHRKALDVLNTVGVSNSVLRLIERRNRVDQWIKYAGMLLTVIFLLAFVIWRR, encoded by the exons ATGGAAGGTGGCGGAGCAACGCTATCGGATGTTTACCAAAGCGCGAAGAAGCTCCTCCTGAAGACGCGGGACGGCGTGGAACGCCTCGAGCGCCTCGACTACTCCGCCTCCTCcgatctctccctctccctctccaacgACATCTCTCAGATCCAATCCCTATGCGTCCAGATGGATCGATTCTGGCGCTCCATCGCCGCCAAATCTCAACGCGATCTCTGGAAAAG AAAAGTGGAACAGATAGCTGAAGAGGCTGACTCTCTGAAACAGTctttagataaatataacataaaaaatcagAAACGGATCACAGAAGCTAAAGAGAGAGCAGAGCTTCTGGGACGAGCA AATGGGGATTCCAGCCATGTTTTGAGGATCTTTGACGAGGAGGCACAAGCTATGCAATCGGTTCGAAACTCAAGGCTTGAGCTGCAGAATTCTACTGCACTTGGGGAAACCATCCTTTCATCAATACATGGGCAAAGGGAACGCTTGAAG AGTGCTCATAGGAAAGCATTGGATGTGCTGAACACAGTGGGGGTGTCAAATTCTGTTTTGAGGCTAATTGAGAGACGTAACCGTGTTGATCAATGGATCAAATATGCAGGCATGCTTTTAACTGTCATTTTCTTGCTTGCTTTTGTTATATGGAGACGTTAG
- the LOC112766943 gene encoding WD repeat-containing protein 26 homolog has translation MGGVGDEEPALKRMKFSSKGKIGLSNGCSSVEPVGGGLCSDLMARPLPSEGDEQVIGSKGVIRKEEFVRIIAKALYSLGYGKSGAHLEEESGIPLHSAAVNLFMQQILDGNWDDSVATLHRIGLADESIVRAASFLILEQKFFELLDGEKVMEALKTLRTEIAPLCIKNSRIRELSSCVVSPSPRRDVARVRSRSKLLEELKRMLPPTVMIPEKRLEHLVEQALMVQREACPFHNSLDKQMSLYSDHHCGKAQIPSKTLQILEAHDDEVWFVQFSHNGKYLASASNDRSAIIWEVGMNGELSVKHKLSGHQKSVSSVSWSPNDQELLTCGVEETIRRWDVSTGKCIQIYEKAGVGLVSCTWFPSGKYILSGLSDKSICMWELDGKEVESWKGSKTLKISDLEITGDGEEIISICKDNAVLLLNRESKDERFIEEYQTITSFCLSKDSNFLLVNLLNQEIHLWNIEGEPELVGKYKGHRRSRFVIRSCFGGLKQSFIASGSEDSQVYIWHRSSGELLEALPGHSGAVNCVSWNPANPHMLASASDDRTIRIWGLNCLNVKYPNAHSNGIHYCNGGT, from the exons ATGGGAGGTGTGGGGGATGAAGAACCAGCTTTGAAACGGATGAAATTTTCCTCGAAAGGAAAAATTGGTTTGTCTAACGGCTGTTCTTCTGTGGAGCCTGTTGGTGGAGGCTTGTGCAGCGACTTGATGGCTCGGCCCCTCCCGTCCGAAGGGGACGAACAAGTTATTGGCTCCAAAGGGGTTATAAGGAAGGAGGAGTTTGTCAGGATAATCGCAAAGGCGTTGTACTCTCTTGGTTATGGAAAGAGTGGTGCGCATCTAGAGGAGGAGTCTGGGATACCTCTACACTCGGCTGCTGTGAATCTGTTTATGCAGCAAATACTTGATGGGAATTGGGATGACAGTGTAGCTACATTGCATAGGATTGGTCTAGCGGATGAAAGCATTGTTAGGGCGGCCTCGTTTTTAATATTGGAGCAGAAGTTCTTTGAACTTCTAGATGGGGAAAAGGTCATGGAAGCATTGAAGACACTGAGGACAGAGATTGCTCCACTTTGCATTAAGAATAGTAGAATCCGTGAACTTTCTTCCTGCGTAGTCTCTCCATCTCCTAGGCGAGATGTTGCAAGGGTGAGGTCTAGGTCAAAGCTTCTggaggaattgaaaagaatgctaCCCCCGACTGTAATGATACCTGAAAAGAGATTAGAGCATCTAGTTGAACAAGCCCTTATGGTGCAACGAGAGGCTTGCCCCTTCCACAACTCATTGGATAAGCAGATGTCATTATATTCGGATCATCATTGTGGGAAAGCTCAGATACCTTCTAAAACATTACAG ATATTAGAAGCACATGATGATGAAGTCTGGTTTGTACAATTTTCACACAATGGGAAGTATTTAGCTTCTGCATCAAATGATCGATCTGCAATAATTTGGGAG GTTGGCATGAATGGCGAGCTCTCCGTAAAGCACAAACTATCTGGTCATCAGAAATCTGTTTCTTCTGTCTCATGGAGTCCTAATGACCAAGAGCTACTCACATGTGGAGTGGAGGAGACTATCAGGCGTTGGGATGTCTCCACTGGTAAGTGCATCCAAATTTATGAAAAAGCTGGGGTTGGCTTAGTCTCCTGTACGTGGTTTCCAAGTGGGAAATATATACTTTCTGGCTTAAGCGACAAAAGCATTTGTATGTGGGAATTAGATGGGAAAGAAGTGGAGTCTTGGAAAGGTTCAAAAACCCTTAAGATTTCTGATTTGGAAATAAcgggtgatggggaagagattaTAAGTATTTGTAAAGACAATGCCGTGCTGTTGCTCAACAGAGAATCAAAAGATGAGAGATTTATTGAAGAGTATCAGACAATAACATCCTTTTGTTTATCAAAGGATAGTAATTTCTTGTTGGTTAACCTTTTGAACCAAGAAATACATCTCTGGAACATTGAAGGTGAACCTGAGCTTGTTGGCAAGTACAAAGGTCACAGGCGCAGCCGATTTGTTATCAGGTCTTGCTTTGGTGGACTTAAGCAATCCTTCATAGCTAGTGGAAGTGAGGATTCACAG GTATACATATGGCACAGAAGCTCAGGGGAGCTTCTAGAGGCATTGCCTGGACATTCAGGAGCTGTCAACTGTGTGAGCTGGAATCCGGCGAACCCTCACATGTTAGCCTCGGCTAGTGATGACCGGACAATCCGGATATGGGGCCTAAATTGTCTGAATGTAAAGTACCCGAATGCACACAGCAATGGCATCCATTACTGCAATGGGGGAACATAG
- the LOC112764253 gene encoding oxygen-evolving enhancer protein 2, chloroplastic: MASTQCFLHHHALTTSTRASSQRQVVCTKPNHVVCKAQKQDYDDASASVSRRLALTVLIGSSAIASKVSPADAAYGEAANVFGKPKTNTDFLVYNGDGFKISIPSKWNPSKEVEYPGQILRYEDNFDSTSNLVVTVTPTDKKSITDYGSPEEFLSQVDYLLGKQAFFGETQAEGGFDANVVATANILESSTAVIDGKQYYFLSVLTRTADGDEGGKHQLIRATVKDGKLYICKAQAGDKRWFKGARRFVENAASSFSVA, encoded by the exons ATGGCTTCCACCCAATGTTTTTTGCACCACCATGCACTCACAACTTCAACAAGAGCCTCATCACAACGCCAAGTAGTGTGCACAAAGCCAAACCATGTTGTATGCAAGGCTCAGAAGCAGGATTATGATGATGCCTCAGCCTCAGTGTCTCGTAGGTTGGCTCTAACTGTTCTTATTGGTTCTTCTGCTATTGCTTCTAAGGTCTCACCTGCTGATGCTGCCTATGGAGAAGCTg CCAATGTGTTTGGAAAGCCAAAGACTAACACAGACTTCCTAGTATACAATGGCGACGGATTCAAAATTTCGATCCCTTCAAAGTGGAACCCGAGCAAAGAGGTCGAGTACCCGGGTCAAATTCTTAGATATGAGGACAACTTTGATTCAACCAGCAATTTGGTTGTCACAGTTACTCCAACTGATAAGAAATCCATCACTGACTATGGTTCCCCTGAGGAGTTCCTTTCTCAG GTGGATTACTTGCTTGGGAAACAAGCTTTCTTTGGGGAGACTCAAGCTGAG GGTGGTTTCGACGCGAATGTTGTAGCCACAGCTAACATCTTAGAGAGTTCAACAGCAGTGATTGATGGGAAACAGTACTACTTTCTATCTGTCTTGACAAGGACTGCTGATGGAGACGAAGGCGGCAAGCATCAACTGATCAGAGCAACCGTTAAAGATGGAAAACTATACATCTGTAAGGCTCAAGCCGGAGACAAGAGGTGGTTCAAGGGAGCTAGAAGATTCGTTGAGAACGCCGCGAGTTCCTTCAGTGTTGCTTGA